A single genomic interval of Cloacibacillus sp. harbors:
- a CDS encoding DUF503 domain-containing protein, translated as MSFWIAAAQTSLRLPYAGSLKDRRQVVRSITDGVRGRFSISAADLGPEGAHNAAELGFSAAGSSAAELDERMRNLEKFIYQREEEGEFTVVAFSMEVFKYGDL; from the coding sequence ATGTCCTTTTGGATAGCGGCGGCACAGACCTCTTTGAGGCTTCCCTACGCGGGCAGCCTCAAAGATCGGCGTCAGGTCGTGCGCTCCATCACGGATGGGGTGCGCGGCCGTTTTTCCATTTCGGCGGCGGACTTAGGTCCGGAGGGCGCGCACAACGCGGCGGAGCTGGGCTTTTCCGCGGCCGGATCATCTGCCGCGGAGCTTGACGAAAGAATGCGCAATCTAGAAAAATTTATATATCAAAGAGAAGAAGAGGGCGAATTTACAGTCGTCGCCTTTTCTATGGAGGTGTTCAAATATGGCGACCTATAG
- the rbfA gene encoding 30S ribosome-binding factor RbfA, whose protein sequence is MATYRIDRINKEFMRLISQMLQTRIKDASAAEAVLTRVSVSRDLGFAKVYYTLIKPEERPVVQEALDKAAVPMRGMLGKEMRLRTIPELHFVYDDSENKARAMDELLDKVAEMDAKLKAERDA, encoded by the coding sequence ATGGCGACCTATAGGATCGACAGAATCAATAAAGAGTTCATGCGTCTCATTTCGCAGATGCTGCAGACGCGCATAAAAGACGCCTCCGCGGCGGAGGCCGTGCTAACAAGGGTCTCCGTATCGCGCGACTTGGGCTTTGCCAAAGTTTATTACACTCTGATAAAGCCGGAGGAGAGGCCCGTCGTCCAGGAGGCGCTCGACAAGGCGGCCGTGCCTATGCGCGGCATGCTCGGCAAAGAGATGCGTCTGCGCACCATACCGGAGCTGCACTTCGTCTATGACGATTCCGAGAACAAGGCGCGCGCGATGGACGAGCTGCTTGATAAAGTCGCGGAAATGGACGCGAAGCTGAAGGCCGAGAGGGACGCGTAG